The following coding sequences are from one Arcobacter nitrofigilis DSM 7299 window:
- a CDS encoding polysaccharide deacetylase family protein, with translation MSVPVLMYHHILSQDSFIASSVKNFDAQMKYLNENGWKSLTSNEFYLYKQGKLKVPKKSLLITFDDGWRDNFIYAYPILKKYNLKATLFVVTQWIEKSSNDIESEYIEKKHNECKKLVLTNPRAVLCTWSELKSMKDVFDIHSHTHTHRDKYFSDIDWTEEFIKSKEMIKKHFRFDEHFLCWPRGKFTKELVKEAIKKDLDILFTTQRGINLPNNNLTEIKRISVKKDAKWLKKNLAIFSNNFLGYLYAKVKP, from the coding sequence ATGAGTGTTCCTGTATTAATGTATCATCATATACTTTCACAAGATAGTTTTATAGCTAGTAGTGTAAAGAACTTTGATGCTCAAATGAAATATTTGAATGAAAATGGATGGAAATCATTAACATCAAATGAATTTTATTTGTATAAACAAGGAAAACTAAAAGTTCCAAAAAAGTCTCTACTTATAACATTTGATGATGGATGGAGAGATAATTTTATTTATGCTTATCCAATTTTAAAAAAGTATAATTTAAAGGCAACACTTTTTGTAGTTACTCAATGGATAGAAAAATCTTCAAATGACATTGAATCAGAATACATAGAAAAAAAACATAACGAATGCAAAAAGCTTGTACTAACAAATCCAAGAGCTGTTTTATGTACATGGAGTGAATTGAAAAGCATGAAAGATGTATTTGATATTCACTCACACACTCATACACATAGAGATAAATATTTCTCAGATATAGACTGGACTGAAGAATTTATTAAATCAAAAGAAATGATTAAAAAACATTTTAGATTTGATGAACATTTTCTTTGTTGGCCTAGGGGAAAATTTACTAAAGAATTAGTCAAAGAAGCTATTAAAAAAGATTTAGATATACTATTTACTACTCAAAGAGGTATAAATTTACCTAATAACAATTTGACAGAAATAAAAAGAATATCTGTTAAAAAAGATGCTAAATGGTTGAAAAAGAATTTAGCAATATTTTCGAATAATTTTTTAGGATATCTGTATGCAAAGGTTAAGCCTTAG
- a CDS encoding glycosyltransferase family 4 protein has product MINILEMESSKGWGGQEKRTVRVVNNLPEDEYRVFWAIEENSTLYKNREEVNGEFFTFKLNKIYNLKTIYSLCKFIKKNKIDIISTHSGKDSWIGNIVGLLTNTSVIRVRHLILPIKGPYSYNLTTKVVTVSNQVKEYLSSMGVHDNKLVNIYTGIDTNKFSPNKNYDLRTELNLSSSILLVGVVAVLRDAKRHMALIKAFSKIKNIDVKLVIVGEGPMKERIENCIKENNVENRVIMLGHRNDVENLLPNFDLFCLASRHEALGTSLLEAQSCGVPVLGSNVGGIPEALEDGKTGYLFDDFKMLEKQLKELLEDNIKRENFSKNAREFILKCFSVEKMMEDTTKLYKELVDKL; this is encoded by the coding sequence ATGATTAACATACTAGAAATGGAAAGCTCAAAAGGTTGGGGTGGACAAGAAAAAAGGACAGTAAGAGTTGTCAATAATTTGCCAGAAGATGAATATAGAGTTTTTTGGGCTATTGAAGAAAATAGTACTTTATATAAAAATAGAGAAGAAGTAAATGGTGAATTTTTTACTTTTAAGTTAAATAAGATTTATAATTTAAAAACAATTTATTCTTTATGTAAATTTATAAAAAAAAATAAAATAGATATTATTTCTACGCATTCAGGGAAAGACTCATGGATAGGAAATATTGTAGGCTTACTTACTAATACAAGTGTTATCAGAGTACGACATCTTATTTTACCTATAAAAGGGCCTTATAGTTATAATTTAACAACAAAAGTTGTTACAGTAAGTAATCAAGTAAAAGAGTATCTCTCTTCTATGGGTGTACATGACAATAAATTAGTTAATATTTATACTGGAATAGATACTAATAAATTTTCTCCAAATAAAAATTATGATTTAAGAACAGAATTAAATTTATCAAGTAGTATTTTACTTGTTGGAGTTGTTGCTGTATTAAGAGATGCAAAAAGACATATGGCTTTGATAAAAGCATTTTCAAAAATAAAAAATATAGATGTTAAGTTGGTTATTGTAGGAGAAGGTCCTATGAAAGAAAGAATTGAGAACTGTATTAAAGAAAATAATGTAGAAAATAGAGTTATTATGTTGGGACATAGAAATGATGTTGAAAATCTACTGCCAAACTTTGATTTGTTTTGTTTAGCTTCTAGACATGAAGCCTTGGGTACTTCTTTACTTGAAGCACAATCATGTGGAGTACCTGTTTTGGGAAGTAATGTTGGTGGAATTCCAGAAGCTTTAGAAGATGGGAAAACTGGATATTTATTTGATGACTTTAAGATGTTAGAAAAACAACTAAAAGAGTTATTAGAAGATAATATAAAAAGAGAGAATTTCTCTAAAAATGCAAGAGAGTTTATTCTTAAATGTTTTTCAGTTGAGAAAATGATGGAAGATACAACAAAACTGTATAAAGAACTTGTGGATAAATTATGA
- the rfaQ gene encoding putative lipopolysaccharide heptosyltransferase III — protein sequence MNKINPKRILVMKFRNIGDVLLTTPLIKNLRFNFPDAIIDIAVNKGSKEMVTLNPNINEVIIYDRAKIKKYSPIKRIIEEIKFALSIRKKSYDMVINTTKGDRGAQLALISGAKIKVGYSGEKNILTKNVFTNYLPKQELRHTLEMDLDTLREFNLDIKEKKVEIFWSKEDEEKVDDILKKENIEIKNFIHIHAVSRWMFKCINDITMAKIIDYCEDHLAIKVILTAAPVSHEIERLNNILSLCNSKPIVLSGKLTLKQTVCLNKKAKIFIGVDTSIMHISAANNIPVLAFFGPSGTDHWGPWDNDMMESGYTKRNGFQTMGKHRVIAESRDCQPCGKDGCDGTKISDCLMNLDFEFIKKNINEMVND from the coding sequence ATGAATAAAATAAATCCTAAAAGAATTTTAGTAATGAAGTTTAGAAATATTGGAGATGTACTTCTTACTACACCTTTAATAAAAAATCTAAGATTTAATTTTCCAGATGCTATTATTGATATTGCAGTTAATAAAGGCTCCAAAGAAATGGTAACTTTAAATCCTAATATAAATGAAGTAATTATTTATGATAGGGCTAAGATTAAAAAATATTCACCAATTAAGAGAATAATTGAAGAGATAAAGTTTGCCTTGTCTATTAGAAAAAAATCATATGATATGGTTATAAATACAACTAAGGGTGATAGGGGAGCTCAATTAGCACTTATAAGTGGCGCAAAGATAAAAGTTGGATACTCAGGTGAGAAAAATATTTTAACTAAAAATGTATTTACAAACTACTTACCTAAACAAGAACTTAGACATACTTTAGAGATGGATTTAGATACATTAAGAGAGTTTAACCTAGATATAAAAGAGAAAAAAGTAGAAATATTTTGGTCAAAAGAAGATGAAGAAAAAGTAGATGATATATTAAAAAAAGAAAATATTGAAATTAAAAACTTTATTCATATACATGCTGTTTCTAGATGGATGTTTAAATGTATAAATGATATCACAATGGCTAAAATTATTGATTATTGTGAAGATCACTTAGCTATAAAAGTAATATTAACAGCAGCTCCTGTGTCACATGAGATTGAAAGATTAAATAATATATTATCTTTATGTAATAGTAAACCAATTGTTTTATCTGGAAAACTTACACTAAAACAAACTGTTTGTCTAAATAAAAAAGCAAAAATATTTATAGGTGTTGATACTTCAATAATGCATATAAGCGCTGCAAATAATATACCAGTGTTGGCTTTTTTTGGACCAAGCGGAACAGATCATTGGGGACCTTGGGATAATGACATGATGGAAAGTGGATATACAAAGAGAAATGGCTTTCAAACTATGGGAAAGCATAGAGTAATAGCAGAATCAAGAGATTGTCAACCATGTGGAAAAGATGGCTGTGATGGAACTAAAATCAGTGATTGTCTGATGAATTTAGATTTTGAATTTATTAAGAAAAATATTAATGAGATGGTAAATGATTAA
- a CDS encoding glycosyltransferase family 2 protein: MNTSINKLSIVIITKNEEKFIGDAIKSSLFADEVLILDSGSNDTTCKIASELGAKVFEEEWRGFGAQKNRAVELASYDWVFVLDSDERITEELKKEIIKTLENPSANGYFVARLNNFFGKDIKTCGLYPDYSIRLFNKKFGKFNEVPVHESVQLETKARYLKNHMIHLAYENIDEFISKQNRYSTLNHKKKSILKAIINPYWTFFKLYILKQGFKDGWHGFVISKLYAQYTFWKYIK, encoded by the coding sequence ATGAACACATCTATAAATAAACTTTCAATAGTAATAATTACAAAAAATGAAGAGAAATTTATAGGTGATGCTATAAAGTCATCTTTATTTGCAGATGAAGTATTAATACTTGATAGTGGTTCTAATGACACTACTTGCAAGATTGCAAGTGAATTAGGTGCTAAGGTTTTTGAAGAAGAGTGGAGAGGTTTTGGTGCTCAAAAAAACCGAGCAGTTGAACTTGCATCTTATGATTGGGTATTTGTTTTAGATAGTGACGAGAGAATCACAGAAGAGCTAAAAAAAGAGATTATAAAAACTTTAGAAAATCCTAGTGCAAATGGATATTTTGTTGCAAGGCTAAATAACTTTTTTGGAAAAGATATTAAAACTTGTGGTCTTTATCCTGATTATTCAATTAGACTATTTAATAAAAAATTTGGAAAGTTTAATGAAGTACCTGTTCATGAAAGTGTACAATTAGAAACAAAAGCAAGATATTTAAAAAATCATATGATTCATCTAGCGTATGAAAATATTGATGAATTTATATCTAAACAAAATAGATATTCTACACTTAATCATAAGAAAAAATCTATTTTAAAAGCAATTATAAATCCATATTGGACATTTTTTAAACTTTATATTTTAAAGCAAGGTTTTAAAGATGGTTGGCATGGGTTTGTAATATCAAAACTATATGCACAATATACTTTTTGGAAATATATAAAATGA
- a CDS encoding lipid A biosynthesis lauroyl acyltransferase, giving the protein MDNVYLFLFTSFRFLIIYTPHVILYSILDFLSYILFCIDKKHKKIAKANLDLAYEDKISEDEKIDIIKGCYKNLVYTLADFIRNQGATKDEILNKVTFKNEDLLTNLINQNRKIIIMTAHYGNWELLSLAIAEKLTPLSIVGRDLESDVMNKILTKNREQFDVELLSKSGAMKGMLQALKKNRPVGILVDQNTKDEEGILIDFFGKKARHTPSAAVLAKKFDAVIIPAFIKSMDNENYEIEFYESFEVANSEDKEKDILECVQKQADITEEVIKSKPNEWFWLHKRWKNQYEHIYK; this is encoded by the coding sequence ATGGATAATGTGTATTTATTTCTTTTTACTAGCTTTCGATTTCTCATAATCTATACTCCCCATGTAATTTTATATTCTATTTTAGATTTTTTGAGTTATATACTTTTTTGTATAGATAAAAAACATAAAAAAATCGCTAAAGCAAATTTAGACCTTGCTTATGAAGATAAAATTAGTGAAGATGAAAAAATTGATATTATAAAAGGGTGTTATAAAAACTTGGTTTACACACTTGCTGATTTTATAAGAAATCAAGGTGCAACAAAAGATGAAATACTTAACAAAGTAACTTTTAAAAATGAAGACTTACTAACAAATCTTATTAATCAGAATAGAAAAATTATTATTATGACTGCTCACTATGGTAATTGGGAACTTTTATCACTAGCAATTGCTGAAAAACTTACTCCTCTATCAATAGTAGGTAGGGATTTAGAAAGTGATGTGATGAATAAAATCTTAACTAAAAATAGAGAACAGTTTGATGTTGAATTATTAAGTAAAAGTGGTGCTATGAAAGGAATGTTACAAGCTTTAAAAAAAAATAGACCAGTTGGGATTTTAGTTGATCAAAATACAAAAGATGAAGAGGGTATTTTAATAGATTTTTTTGGTAAAAAAGCAAGACACACTCCAAGTGCTGCAGTTTTAGCAAAAAAATTTGATGCGGTTATTATTCCTGCATTTATAAAATCTATGGATAATGAAAATTATGAAATAGAGTTTTATGAATCATTTGAAGTAGCAAATAGTGAAGATAAAGAAAAAGATATTTTAGAGTGTGTTCAAAAGCAAGCAGATATTACAGAAGAAGTAATAAAAAGCAAACCAAATGAATGGTTTTGGTTACATAAAAGATGGAAGAATCAGTATGAACACATCTATAAATAA
- the waaC gene encoding lipopolysaccharide heptosyltransferase I: MNQIKKLAIVKLSAMGDIIHAMVALQYIKKNYPNISIDWFVEESFSQVLQNNPHINNIYSINLKSIKKNKLEIFNQIKLIKNYSKNNYDLVIDAQGLIKSAIVSRLLGNSVAGFDKNSIREKSASLFYNKKVSIPYDENTIDRNVKVLSSPLDFEITSKMILEKEPFLFYKDENSIIYDYLDKDKKNIVFVIGSTWESRNYPKEKFLKIANELKENCVVVWGSENEKEKAFWLESNSEFIKALPKIDLNSLKAFISKSDLLIGNDTGPTHMAWALNIPSITIFGPTPINRIYQTSINKIVKSNSKVNHYKLDKNDFSITKIDEKIIIKEAKSLLYG; this comes from the coding sequence ATGAATCAAATTAAGAAGCTTGCAATTGTAAAGCTATCTGCAATGGGTGATATTATTCATGCCATGGTTGCTTTACAATATATAAAAAAGAATTATCCAAATATTTCAATTGATTGGTTTGTAGAAGAGAGCTTCTCACAAGTTTTACAAAATAATCCTCACATAAATAATATTTATAGCATAAATTTAAAATCAATAAAAAAGAATAAATTAGAAATTTTTAATCAAATAAAACTAATAAAAAACTATTCAAAAAACAATTATGACTTAGTAATTGATGCTCAGGGTTTAATAAAATCAGCAATTGTATCAAGACTTCTAGGAAATAGTGTTGCAGGTTTTGACAAAAACTCAATAAGAGAAAAGAGTGCTTCACTTTTTTACAATAAAAAAGTATCAATACCATATGATGAAAATACGATTGATAGAAATGTAAAAGTATTATCTTCTCCTTTAGATTTTGAAATTACTTCAAAAATGATCTTAGAAAAAGAGCCTTTTTTATTTTATAAAGATGAAAATTCTATTATTTACGATTATTTAGATAAAGATAAAAAGAATATAGTTTTTGTGATTGGCTCAACATGGGAAAGTAGAAATTATCCTAAAGAAAAGTTTTTAAAAATAGCTAATGAGTTAAAAGAGAATTGTGTTGTAGTTTGGGGTAGCGAAAATGAAAAAGAGAAAGCTTTTTGGCTTGAAAGCAATTCTGAGTTTATAAAGGCTTTACCAAAAATTGATTTAAATAGTTTAAAGGCCTTTATTTCTAAATCAGATTTATTAATAGGGAATGATACGGGACCTACACACATGGCGTGGGCTTTGAATATTCCATCTATAACAATTTTTGGACCAACTCCTATTAATAGAATTTATCAAACTTCAATAAATAAAATAGTAAAATCTAATAGTAAAGTAAATCATTATAAACTTGATAAAAATGATTTTTCAATTACGAAGATTGATGAAAAGATAATTATTAAAGAGGCAAAGAGTTTATTATATGGATAA
- a CDS encoding Ppx/GppA phosphatase family protein, whose protein sequence is MAKITTVIDIGSNSMRMVVMQKSSRFAFHLLNETKARVKISEGSYENAGNLQEVPMERAFNSLKSFLNISKSLKSRKIFCVATSAMRDAPNSKIFVNRVKNELGLDIKVIDGTKEAYFGGIAALNLIKADDFVTVDIGGGSTEFAIVRNKNIEHVLSLDIGTVRLAELFFSKGDMDGAKKYILNKLEELKSCGYDIPSTVIGIGGSIRALSRVIMKKNYYPLDVLHGFKYNVNSNIQLFEAIYNSKNNNTLKLLGVKKDRFDTIKEGTFIFATILNELNIQEVVTSGAGVREGVYLTDLLRNSNCKFPNNFNVSVRSLLDRYQVDEKTSAYFGSNARKIFDVLKPIHQLDDKYRTLLVIASKLHSIGNSLNFYKGNDSTAEFILNGLNYDFLHSSRVTVAHIIKFSKKSLPMQRDIIRHKMLLPPLETMQWLSFMISLNLLINNDLSAPKVEYNLKDSKLCIDMESDIYLVKSEIDKLQMPKGIKIKIK, encoded by the coding sequence ATGGCTAAGATTACAACTGTTATAGACATTGGGTCTAACTCAATGCGCATGGTTGTGATGCAAAAAAGTAGCCGTTTTGCTTTTCATCTTCTAAATGAAACCAAAGCCAGAGTTAAAATCTCAGAAGGCTCTTATGAAAATGCTGGGAACTTGCAAGAAGTTCCCATGGAAAGAGCATTTAACTCTTTAAAATCCTTCTTAAATATCTCAAAATCTTTAAAATCTAGAAAAATCTTTTGTGTAGCAACTTCTGCTATGAGAGATGCCCCAAATTCAAAAATATTTGTAAATAGAGTAAAAAATGAATTAGGCTTAGATATTAAAGTAATTGATGGTACAAAAGAAGCATATTTTGGTGGAATAGCTGCTCTTAATTTAATAAAAGCTGATGATTTTGTAACTGTAGATATTGGTGGGGGATCGACCGAATTTGCAATAGTTAGAAACAAAAATATAGAGCATGTTTTATCTTTAGATATTGGAACAGTTAGGTTAGCGGAACTGTTTTTTTCTAAAGGAGATATGGACGGTGCTAAAAAATATATTTTAAATAAGCTTGAAGAGCTTAAGTCCTGTGGATATGATATACCAAGTACTGTAATTGGTATTGGTGGAAGTATAAGAGCTTTGAGTAGAGTAATTATGAAAAAAAACTACTATCCATTAGATGTTCTTCATGGTTTTAAATATAATGTAAATTCAAATATACAATTATTTGAAGCAATATATAACTCAAAAAACAACAATACTTTGAAACTCTTAGGCGTAAAAAAAGATAGGTTTGACACAATAAAAGAGGGAACTTTTATTTTTGCTACTATTTTAAATGAGTTAAATATACAAGAAGTTGTAACATCAGGTGCTGGTGTGCGTGAGGGTGTTTATTTAACTGATTTATTAAGAAACTCAAATTGTAAATTTCCAAATAATTTTAATGTAAGTGTTCGAAGTTTACTTGATAGATACCAAGTCGATGAAAAAACAAGTGCTTATTTTGGCTCAAATGCAAGAAAAATATTTGATGTATTAAAACCAATTCATCAATTAGATGATAAATATAGAACTCTATTAGTAATAGCCTCAAAACTGCACTCTATTGGAAATAGTCTGAATTTTTATAAAGGGAATGATAGTACAGCTGAATTTATATTAAATGGCTTGAATTATGATTTTCTACATAGTTCTAGAGTTACAGTTGCTCATATTATAAAATTCTCAAAAAAATCATTACCAATGCAAAGAGACATAATCAGACATAAAATGCTTCTACCTCCTTTGGAAACCATGCAATGGCTATCTTTTATGATATCTTTGAATCTTCTAATTAATAACGACCTATCAGCACCAAAAGTAGAGTATAACTTAAAAGATAGTAAACTATGTATTGATATGGAAAGTGATATTTATCTAGTCAAAAGTGAAATAGATAAATTACAAATGCCAAAGGGCATAAAAATTAAAATAAAGTAG
- a CDS encoding YfhL family 4Fe-4S dicluster ferredoxin has protein sequence MSLIITDECIACDACREECPNMAIEEGDPIYIIDSDRCTECVGHYEEPACVEVCPVDCIIVDPDNQETMEELRFKYNQLQEEEV, from the coding sequence ATGTCTTTAATAATCACAGATGAATGTATCGCTTGCGATGCATGTAGAGAAGAATGTCCTAACATGGCAATTGAAGAGGGTGATCCAATTTATATAATAGATTCTGACAGATGTACTGAATGTGTAGGCCATTATGAAGAGCCTGCGTGTGTTGAAGTTTGTCCAGTTGATTGTATTATAGTTGACCCAGATAACCAAGAAACTATGGAAGAATTGAGATTTAAATATAACCAATTACAGGAAGAAGAGGTATAA
- a CDS encoding glutamate synthase subunit beta, whose amino-acid sequence MLNFTKFERISPEKRDVLQRLKDFGEIYEVFSNGRAKEQSDRCMQCGDPYCHTGCPLGNYIPAWLKQTANKNLDLAFALSNETSPFPEILGRICPQDVLCEGACSLNTGHGAISIGAIETHISEKAFEKGMEPKYPGITSNKKVAIIGSGPSGLSAATFLLRRGIQVELFERSDRAGGLLTYGIPGFKLDKTVVQRRVEWLVKAGMKLHLNCEIGKDKSVKELEEEFDAIYLGIGSTLGNYTGIEGEKSSNVHLAMEFLTGVQKRNFGNETEDFIDVSGQNVVVIGGGDTAMDCVRTSVREGARTVKCLYRRDEANMPGSKKEVVNAKEEGVEYVFNASPKSFVVEDGKAVKIEVLTTSMSEPDESGRQKVVINEGSEYFEEADVIILALGFKPEVPAFLKELNVKTNSWGGVETNNYATSNKKVYAGGDCQRGAHLAVTASLDGREAAKIILSKLI is encoded by the coding sequence ATGTTAAACTTTACTAAATTTGAAAGAATCAGTCCTGAAAAAAGAGATGTTCTACAAAGATTAAAAGATTTTGGTGAAATATATGAAGTTTTTAGTAATGGAAGAGCAAAAGAGCAATCTGATAGATGTATGCAATGTGGTGACCCATATTGTCATACAGGATGCCCTTTAGGAAACTATATTCCTGCATGGTTGAAACAAACAGCAAATAAAAATTTAGATTTAGCATTTGCTTTATCTAATGAGACATCTCCTTTCCCTGAAATCTTAGGAAGAATTTGTCCACAAGATGTTTTATGTGAAGGTGCCTGTTCTTTAAATACTGGGCATGGAGCTATTTCAATTGGTGCTATTGAAACTCATATTAGTGAAAAAGCTTTTGAAAAGGGAATGGAACCAAAATATCCAGGAATAACTAGTAATAAAAAAGTTGCAATCATTGGTTCAGGACCAAGTGGATTATCAGCAGCTACTTTTTTACTAAGACGAGGTATTCAAGTAGAGCTTTTTGAAAGATCTGATAGAGCAGGTGGTCTTTTAACTTATGGAATTCCAGGATTTAAACTTGATAAAACTGTAGTTCAACGAAGAGTTGAATGGTTAGTAAAAGCTGGTATGAAGTTACATTTAAATTGTGAAATAGGAAAAGATAAATCTGTAAAAGAATTAGAAGAAGAATTTGACGCAATTTATCTTGGTATTGGTTCAACTTTGGGTAATTATACTGGTATTGAAGGTGAAAAATCTTCAAATGTTCATTTAGCAATGGAATTTTTAACTGGAGTTCAAAAAAGAAATTTTGGAAATGAAACAGAAGATTTTATTGATGTAAGTGGACAAAATGTAGTTGTAATTGGTGGTGGAGATACTGCTATGGACTGTGTGAGAACATCCGTAAGAGAAGGTGCAAGAACTGTAAAATGTCTTTATAGAAGAGATGAAGCAAATATGCCTGGATCTAAAAAAGAAGTGGTAAATGCAAAAGAAGAAGGAGTTGAATATGTATTTAATGCTTCTCCCAAATCTTTTGTTGTGGAAGATGGAAAAGCTGTTAAAATTGAAGTATTAACTACTTCTATGAGCGAACCAGATGAATCAGGAAGACAAAAAGTTGTAATAAATGAGGGAAGTGAATATTTTGAAGAGGCTGATGTTATAATTTTAGCTTTAGGATTCAAACCAGAAGTTCCAGCATTTCTAAAAGAATTAAATGTAAAAACTAATTCATGGGGTGGCGTTGAAACAAATAACTATGCCACTTCTAATAAAAAAGTTTATGCAGGTGGAGATTGTCAAAGAGGAGCTCACTTAGCTGTAACTGCCTCACTTGATGGAAGAGAAGCAGCAAAAATAATTCTTTCTAAACTTATATAA